The sequence GCAGCATTTCTTGTACCTTCTTTAATAACAACTGGTCTGAATCCATTTTGAGCTCTTAAGTCATCAGACATTCTTTTTATTTGTTCTACTTCTCTGTTGTTTCCTATGTTTATATAATAGTCAGTAGCTTCTGTCAAAATAATAAATGCACTTAAGTTGAAAGCGTAAGTTCCTTCTCTTAGTATTGATCTTTGAGGTCCTTTTTGTCCTCCATTAGCTAAAAATGATCTAGTATCTTGGAAGTTAGAACATTCCACTACTCTACCTAAAGTTTGAGTTTCACTTAAAGGTTGTCCATCTCTAGCGAATACATACCCTATTTGTCCTTGAGGTATAGTTACTAAAGGACATTTTGCCACCTTATAAACTAAACAAGACTTAAAGTGTATACCTGTTCTTAAAACATCTGGTTGAAAACCTGCCTCTCCATTAAGAGCTATAAATTTCCCATCTTTTAAGTTTCCACTTGGAGACCACCACTTCTCTACAACCCCCACTTCATTTGTTCCAATTATTCTAAGTCCCAATACCTTAAATATTAGTAAGTATAAAGCGATCAAGCCCACTACACCTAACACTACAGGCAAAATAAATTGTTGAACATTACCCATATAAAATCATCCCTTTCAAATATAATATTTACATCATACTCTCCTTATTTCAAAAAATAAAGAGCTTTTTATTTCATTTATATTCATTAATATAAAACTTATGCAGTAATCATTACCATTTTATCAGTTTAACATTATCATCCTTTGAATTTATTATGTTTATCAAATAGAACGCAAATAATTTCATACTATGATTTTATAATTGTATAAATTAATATCTGTTGAATGTTTTTGAATTAAGTATATTCTTTATTTCTTCAACAATAGACTTATATTCCTCTTGCTCTAATAATCTAAAGTATAAACTCCTTAAAAAATCTTTTATGTTCACCTTAGAATGAAAACCTTGCATATAATTGTATTCTGCATTTTTAATTGTAAAACCATTCAACCATTCTTTTATTTCAGACTCACTAAGAAGTTTTCTTTTAAATGAATTCTCAATTGCATTGACCATTCTTTCGCTTTCTTCATCAATATACACATAGTAGCCTGTACACGCCTTAATTTTTATTGAATTTAATATATCCAATAAATCTTCTTTATTAAAACAATCACACTGTGCCAATTCATCTAAAGCATCTGAAGTGTGCGCAGCAGAATGAGCCCATCCTTTCACTTCTACATACCCTCTAATATCTTGTTCCTTAAGCATATATTCTACAAGTTTATCCTTAACATCATGCAGTTCTTCTTCTGATAAGAAAGCCTCCTGATTATGCTTGTATATAATAAGTGCTACTATTAAAACTGAGAAAGTTCTTGTAAAAACAGAATCCTCACCATTATCCCCTAACTTGTAAAAAACATGTGCTTTATCTAAACTAATGCTTAGCAATTCCTTAAGTTGTTCTTGAACAAGTTTATTCTCTATAATCCAATTAAATAAAATTCCATATATAAGTTCATCTCGAAGTTCTGGATCTGTTGAACCTATATTCTCCATCATTTCTAACGCTAATTTGAAATAACTTTCTTCCCCATCTAGTATATAATTATTGTTTTTAATCTTGGTTAATTTCTCTTTTAACTCTTTTTCTTTACTTGTCATTATATTTCCCCCGCCTTTTAAGTTTTTATAATAAGACATCTGAAAACAATTAAGTTTATATGCTAGTCTATTTTCAGATGCCTAATTTTCTTATAAAATTATAAGCTCCCTCATCTTCCCCTTGAGATATCTTCATATTACCAAAGGATGTATCATCAACAGAAAAGTTCAAAAGCTTTTTTATATCATTAGAATGTAATTCCCTATCTAACTTTATCTTGCTAAATAAAATCTTTTGCACACAAGGCTTGCTATTAGCATCTGAAGGTAACATAAGCATAGCTAACCCACCAACATACTTATTCTTATTTACATTAGGTTTTATCATATTAATATAAGAGATTCCATCATCTATACTTTCTAAATTGAAAAATATTAGTTTATCTGAAATTGTATATTTACCTGTAAAATATTTAATTACCTCATCATTTGAAAGAATATTAAATCTCACATCATCGTTAGAAAACTCAACAGTTCCCTCATGAATTGCACCTTCTATAGCTATGTTTGTTACTAGGAAATATACATAATATTTATCTTCAAATATATTAAACTCTATTTCTTCTTCATTCTCTAATTTCTCAATATCTACAGCAGTTAATGGCTCTGATATAAACTTATTTAAACTTATACCATATACTTTGCAGATATAAATCAAGGTTTCTATAGATGGAAAAGCTTCTCCCGACTTATATTTTGAAAGCAAATCCTCTGAAAGTCCAATTTTCTTTGCCAGTCTTTTTTGAGTTGCTTCTAGTTGAATAAGCTTTTTTAAATTATATATAAATGTTTTTGAAACCTGCTCGTATATATTATTTTTCGCAGCCTTTACTATGTTAATATCATCAAGTGTAGCCTCTGGATTGCTCTTAATAAAATCCAGCTTACTTTTCACTTTTTCATCTATTTCCCTCAATTCACATAAATCCTTTTTCAATTTCATCACCACATCTTATTCTATATTGATTATCAAGTTACTTGAAAAGTATTCAACTTAATATTCTACTCTTTTCAAGTAGATTTGATAGTTATACATACTTATTGAGGTATGTTACTTAATATATTACCATAAAGATGCATTTTGAAAAATATAGAAATGAATTTTATTAACATTACTTCTAAAATAAGCTATGGGGGATTTCTAATGAAAACATCAATTAATAAAAACAACATTAAAGCTATTTTATTTGACTCAGGCAGAGTATTAAATGTTTCAAGTACGGGACATTGGTTTATAACGCCTAACTTTTTCACTTATGTAGATAAGCAAATATTTAATAACATATCAAAATCTAGAATAGACCTTGCTTTTACTAAAGCTGGTGACTACATCAATTCTCAAAAGCTAATTGTAGATGAAACTGAAGAATATACACACTTTTTTAAGTATTATAGTATATTTACAGAGTGCCTTCCTGAACTGAAGCTAACTGAAGAAGACATAACTAACATTACAAAGGATTATGTATATAATCCTAATAAATATTGCTTTTTTGAAGATGCCATAAATGTTATTCCTAAACTAAGTAAAACATATAAACTAGCTGTAATATCAGACGCTTGGCCTTCTCTTGAAAATATATTTAGGGCAGCTGGTTTAAGGGGTTATTTCCCATCCTTTGTCATCTCTTCAAAGCTTGGAATCACAAAACCCAATGAATTAATGTACAAAACAGCACTAGAGGAACTTAATATACTTCCTTGCGAAGCAATATTCATAGATGACAACAAAAGAAATTGTGATGGAGCTGAAAAACTTGGTATTACCTCATTTTTACTATGTAGAGACAAGCAATCTTATATCTACAATAAAATCATAGATAAAAATCAAAATATCATTAGAAACCTAGAGGAACTTGAAAAAACATTACTTTAATTCTTCTATGATAAAAATAAGGACATGTTTTAAATTAGTGTTGAAAATGGATGTTAATTTATATTTTTGATTAAAAGAAGGGGGATAAGTTTATGATTGATAAAAAAATTATGATTGGCAGTGTACTCAATCAACTTGCCATTGATTATAATTGCTCGCCTGATGATTTTGTTAAAGACGGCTTAATTTTCACAGAAGCAAAGAAAAATGAAGGAAGGCGACCTTTCCCATGGGTAACACCACGATTGGAGATGATTACAATGGGAAATGGGGTAGTAATCAATGCATCTACTGATATTTTGCCATTGATTTATCAGCAACTTGAAGGTAAGACGAGATACGAAACATTGAATATGCCATTTGTTTATGGGGTCAACCCTTATTTTCTTCCGAATTTAGACCATCTCTCTCTTTTAAATAGAAGTAACGAGTTTGAATATGAAATTATTGAAAAAGATGATATACAAAAGCTTTATGCGCTGAAGGACTTTAATTATGCTTTGCAATATGATATTAATAGCCAACATCCCGAAATGGTAGCAGTTATAGCCAAACATAAAGATACAGTTGTTGGGATAGCAACTGCAAGTGCTGACTGCAAAACTATGTGGCAGATAAGTGTTGATGTATTATTATCATATAGGGGGAATAGGCTTGCGACCACTCTGGTAAATGCCTTAACACTTGAAGTACTTAAGCGTGGATATATTCCATATTACAGCACGGATTGTAGCAATGTTATTTCTCAACGAGTAGCAGTTCAAGCAGGTTATCTTCCAGCATGGTCACATTGCTTCAGAACAAGGTTGGATCTGTTATTAAATCATTAACATTAGTCATTTTTCTCTATATAAAGATGCAAGGATAGTAGATAATTTATCTTAAAATTATCCGCTATCCTTACTATAATCCTATATTAAACTTTAAATTTTTCAACTATCTCATTAAGATTCTCAGCAAGCTCCGCTTGATTTTGAGCCGTTACTGCTACCTGTGCTATAGCCTCAGTAGTTTCACTAACACTTTCCTTTATTATTTCAGCTTGTTCACTGGATTTCTGAACAGCTTCTGCCATACTCTGCATTGCTTCACTTACTTGTCCAACTGTAGCAGTCACTTCTTCTGACATCGTGGCAATTTCTTCTGAAATCTTACTTACAAAGTCGGAGTCTTTATAATATTGATTTCCTGTCTCCTCATATGAATTAAATTGCTCATGCACATCCTTATTTATAAAACCTAATATATCACTTCCTGTATCAACACTATTCTTAAATGCTTCTTGTACTATTATAATTGTTTGCTTAATACTACCTACTGCTTGTGCTGACTCTTCCGCAAGCTTTCTAACTTCCTCTGCCACAACTGCAAAGCCTTTACCTAAATCTCCTGCCCTTGCAGCCTCTATTGCTGCATTTAATGCAAGCAAGTTAGTCTGTTCAGATATATCTGCTATAGTATCTGCCATAACTCTAATGTCATCTACTACTTTCCCGTCCTCAATAACTTTTAACATCCTTTGTTGCTTTTCAGAATATATCGCTCTAGTATCTTCTATTGCCTTTTGACTGTTATTTTTTACTTCTATTGCTCTTTCTTTTGCATCACTTGCATTATTACTTCCATCAATAGCTCGCTGAGAAAGTATGTTAATACTTGAATCTACTTCTTGGATAGACGCATTTATTTCCTCAGTTCCTGCACTTGAATCATGCATATTATTATTAATGTTAATTACCGCTTCGTCTATACTTGAAGTCTTTGATGCTAATTCTTCAACTGTTGCAGAAAGTTCTTCACTATAAGCCCCTATATCTTGAGATTTTTCTTGAATAACTTTAACTAAAGTACTAACATTTTCTTGAGCTCTATTTAATTGAACACCAGTTTGTCCAAATTCATCTTTCCTTGTAATATTAATTGGAATTGAAAAATCATATGCAGCTAATCTGTTTGCATAATCTCTTATTTTTTCTAGTGGTTTACTCACATCACTAGTCATAAATATTCCTAGAATAACTGCCATTACAAATCCTAATAAAGTAATTATACATATAGTTATGTTTGACATTTTATATATTGAATTAATATCATTATTTGCAACCTTAGCATCATTTAAATTTGTCTGTATTAATTTATCCAGACTACTAATCATTGCAACTCTAACTTGTGGTACTTCAGAATATTTTTCAGCTGCTTTCCCATAATCATTTTCATTTATAGATTTAATAATATCATCTCTTAAACTTCTATATTGTTTTAAATAGCTTAAAAATGAATCATAAATTTTCTTTTCATCATCACTTACTGAAAATTTCTCATATTCTCTCATGTATTTTTCATCCTGAGTTTGATTGTCTGTAATAGTCTTTTCTAATTCACTTTTTTGAGAACTATCTCTTTTAAAAACTAACGATACTAAACAAGCTCTTATCTCAGTAAGGTTTTTTTCCATATCTGTCAATATGTATACCGTACGTAGGTTTTGAGAATACATTAATTGTGCACTCTTATCCACATTTTTAAGTGATACTATACCAACTCCACCTACAATCCCTATAAATACAGCAACAATCAAAAACGACACCAACAACTTAATCTTTACTTTTACATTTCTTATAAAATTCATTTATATCCCCCTTGTATCCTTAATTATATAATCTTATATTTATATTTTTAATTAATATAACTAAATCTTTGTTCTATGCTTCATTTATTAAATCTGGTATCTTTCCATAAAATCCCTCAAATCATTAATAATCTATATCTGTTAGTATATGTTATAATAACTTACGTATTATTAATTGAAATTATTATTTTACTTACGATTCAAATTTAAAACATAGTTTTTTACATAGATAAGCTTATTAATTTTTTTAAAAATCGACATATTATGTATTTATTCGCCTAATATATTATAAGGTTTCATTATTTCTTTGACATTGGGCAGAATTCAAAATATAGTCATTATAAAAAGTGCAAAGCGCACATATCTGATTGAAAGGAGAATATAAATGTTAACACTAAAAAAGTTATTAATGCGGCTTAATAAAGATAATTTATATATTCAAACTAATAATAAAAAAAACACCTCATATAATATGGTTAATCCAATTTTCAAATCTATTCCACTAGAAGATAATACCCTATATATTGGCTTTGTTTCTGATATTAAAAATATCCAATTAGAAAATCCTAATATAGGTCTTATTTTAATACCAGATATTCCTTTCAAAAAAGATATAAATATAAAATGTGAATTTGTTATATGGGACAAGTTCATTCCATTTGATGTACTTTTTAATACTATACAAATGCAGTTTCGTAAAGTAATCGATTTAGCTTCTAATTTACCATCAATTCTTTCCGCATTAACTAAAGGAAACAGTTTAAAGGCGTTAGTGAAGGTAGGAAGTGAAATCCTTGGAAATCC comes from Clostridium sp. TW13 and encodes:
- a CDS encoding DUF2785 domain-containing protein; the protein is MTSKEKELKEKLTKIKNNNYILDGEESYFKLALEMMENIGSTDPELRDELIYGILFNWIIENKLVQEQLKELLSISLDKAHVFYKLGDNGEDSVFTRTFSVLIVALIIYKHNQEAFLSEEELHDVKDKLVEYMLKEQDIRGYVEVKGWAHSAAHTSDALDELAQCDCFNKEDLLDILNSIKIKACTGYYVYIDEESERMVNAIENSFKRKLLSESEIKEWLNGFTIKNAEYNYMQGFHSKVNIKDFLRSLYFRLLEQEEYKSIVEEIKNILNSKTFNRY
- a CDS encoding helix-turn-helix domain-containing protein produces the protein MKKDLCELREIDEKVKSKLDFIKSNPEATLDDINIVKAAKNNIYEQVSKTFIYNLKKLIQLEATQKRLAKKIGLSEDLLSKYKSGEAFPSIETLIYICKVYGISLNKFISEPLTAVDIEKLENEEEIEFNIFEDKYYVYFLVTNIAIEGAIHEGTVEFSNDDVRFNILSNDEVIKYFTGKYTISDKLIFFNLESIDDGISYINMIKPNVNKNKYVGGLAMLMLPSDANSKPCVQKILFSKIKLDRELHSNDIKKLLNFSVDDTSFGNMKISQGEDEGAYNFIRKLGI
- a CDS encoding HAD-IA family hydrolase, with the protein product MKTSINKNNIKAILFDSGRVLNVSSTGHWFITPNFFTYVDKQIFNNISKSRIDLAFTKAGDYINSQKLIVDETEEYTHFFKYYSIFTECLPELKLTEEDITNITKDYVYNPNKYCFFEDAINVIPKLSKTYKLAVISDAWPSLENIFRAAGLRGYFPSFVISSKLGITKPNELMYKTALEELNILPCEAIFIDDNKRNCDGAEKLGITSFLLCRDKQSYIYNKIIDKNQNIIRNLEELEKTLL
- a CDS encoding GNAT family N-acetyltransferase, translating into MIDKKIMIGSVLNQLAIDYNCSPDDFVKDGLIFTEAKKNEGRRPFPWVTPRLEMITMGNGVVINASTDILPLIYQQLEGKTRYETLNMPFVYGVNPYFLPNLDHLSLLNRSNEFEYEIIEKDDIQKLYALKDFNYALQYDINSQHPEMVAVIAKHKDTVVGIATASADCKTMWQISVDVLLSYRGNRLATTLVNALTLEVLKRGYIPYYSTDCSNVISQRVAVQAGYLPAWSHCFRTRLDLLLNH
- a CDS encoding methyl-accepting chemotaxis protein; its protein translation is MNFIRNVKVKIKLLVSFLIVAVFIGIVGGVGIVSLKNVDKSAQLMYSQNLRTVYILTDMEKNLTEIRACLVSLVFKRDSSQKSELEKTITDNQTQDEKYMREYEKFSVSDDEKKIYDSFLSYLKQYRSLRDDIIKSINENDYGKAAEKYSEVPQVRVAMISSLDKLIQTNLNDAKVANNDINSIYKMSNITICIITLLGFVMAVILGIFMTSDVSKPLEKIRDYANRLAAYDFSIPINITRKDEFGQTGVQLNRAQENVSTLVKVIQEKSQDIGAYSEELSATVEELASKTSSIDEAVININNNMHDSSAGTEEINASIQEVDSSINILSQRAIDGSNNASDAKERAIEVKNNSQKAIEDTRAIYSEKQQRMLKVIEDGKVVDDIRVMADTIADISEQTNLLALNAAIEAARAGDLGKGFAVVAEEVRKLAEESAQAVGSIKQTIIIVQEAFKNSVDTGSDILGFINKDVHEQFNSYEETGNQYYKDSDFVSKISEEIATMSEEVTATVGQVSEAMQSMAEAVQKSSEQAEIIKESVSETTEAIAQVAVTAQNQAELAENLNEIVEKFKV